In Brevibacillus brevis NBRC 100599, a single genomic region encodes these proteins:
- a CDS encoding ABC transporter substrate-binding protein translates to MSQFRFRYVASLVLTAVMVVTGCSSGGTETESVGGQGGGQQVTLSMHSWRVEDTEGYKAIIKAFEADHPNIKIDFKPFKATEYNTILNTALQSDSGPDILQLRPYAPGIALAEAGHLEPLDNVPGISTIPKDVLAAATGKDGKVYGVPLSLNSTQFYYNKKIFEQNGLQAPKSWDELIATAKTLKEKGIVPISFGAKEGWLLSLSHGVIAPASYSGTNYLDKLLKGESDLKSAEFLQSVQRMQELIPYFPENYVGLELNDMRTLFATEKAAMFINGSFELEGIKKLNPDLPLDFFPMPTDDGKQVLTTWVDGSYAVNAKSKHKAEALKFMEFMATKKFGELFANQFKRISAVPGVSTDDPLVNKMAELSQSSATPYLMVVSFAEGKPTTKQTLENALQGMYLGKLTPEQVVEEVQKSAATWFPPFKK, encoded by the coding sequence ATGAGTCAATTTCGTTTTCGCTATGTAGCTTCTCTCGTGTTGACTGCGGTTATGGTGGTGACAGGATGTAGCAGTGGAGGAACCGAAACAGAGTCAGTCGGCGGACAAGGTGGCGGACAGCAGGTAACACTCTCCATGCATAGTTGGCGCGTAGAAGACACGGAGGGCTACAAAGCCATCATCAAAGCTTTTGAGGCAGACCATCCGAATATCAAGATCGACTTCAAACCATTCAAAGCAACGGAGTACAATACCATCCTCAACACGGCGCTCCAAAGCGACAGTGGCCCAGATATTTTGCAGCTGCGTCCCTACGCTCCGGGGATTGCCTTGGCTGAAGCTGGACATCTGGAGCCTCTCGACAATGTGCCAGGCATATCTACCATCCCAAAAGACGTCCTCGCAGCCGCCACAGGTAAAGATGGTAAAGTCTACGGAGTCCCACTATCCCTGAACTCCACGCAATTTTACTACAACAAGAAAATCTTCGAGCAAAATGGCCTCCAGGCACCGAAAAGCTGGGATGAGCTGATTGCGACAGCCAAAACATTGAAAGAGAAAGGAATCGTCCCGATCTCTTTCGGAGCAAAGGAAGGCTGGCTCCTCTCTCTTAGTCATGGTGTGATTGCTCCAGCTAGCTATAGCGGTACGAACTATCTCGACAAGCTGCTAAAAGGAGAAAGTGACTTAAAAAGCGCCGAGTTCCTCCAATCCGTGCAGCGTATGCAAGAACTTATCCCTTATTTCCCGGAAAATTATGTGGGTCTCGAATTGAATGATATGCGGACGTTGTTCGCCACGGAAAAAGCAGCAATGTTCATCAATGGCAGCTTTGAACTGGAAGGCATCAAAAAGCTGAACCCTGATTTGCCGCTTGATTTCTTCCCGATGCCAACCGATGACGGAAAACAAGTCCTGACAACCTGGGTCGATGGCTCCTATGCTGTAAACGCCAAGTCCAAACACAAAGCAGAGGCATTGAAGTTCATGGAATTCATGGCGACGAAAAAGTTTGGGGAGCTATTCGCCAATCAGTTCAAACGAATCAGCGCGGTGCCAGGTGTATCGACTGACGATCCGTTGGTAAACAAGATGGCAGAGCTTTCCCAATCAAGCGCCACACCCTATTTGATGGTCGTCAGCTTCGCGGAAGGAAAACCGACCACGAAGCAGACATTGGAAAACGCCCTCCAAGGCATGTATTTAGGCAAGCTCACCCCTGAGCAGGTCGTAGAAGAAGTTCAAAAGTCGGCGGCTACCTGGTTCCCTCCCTTTAAAAAGTAG
- a CDS encoding carbohydrate ABC transporter permease: MRWLIHLFPLPALVIYTLFVVYPIFSAFLYSLYDWNGIKRGVFVGLQNFITLFTVEPFNEMFWNAFRHNVFYFVVEMIVQNGIAFGLAFLIYRKIRGSGFLKIAYFMPRLLSVIVIGFLWKLILNPNYGALNSILAKIGLEEWTRPWLGDPDTALLAIILINSWFGIGFAILIFLAGLQSIPEDLIEAARLDGATGLRMLWKMILPLCMPAITIMTIFTFIQAFEAFELVYAMQGSMGEPFYSTDTLAVYFYRMAFSSGAGDVTLGLGSALAVVLFFIVGSVSALSLYLMRKREVQH; this comes from the coding sequence GTGCGCTGGCTGATTCACTTGTTTCCGCTGCCCGCGCTTGTTATTTATACGTTGTTTGTCGTGTACCCGATCTTCTCGGCATTCTTATACAGCCTGTACGACTGGAATGGCATCAAGCGCGGGGTTTTTGTCGGACTGCAAAATTTCATTACGCTGTTTACGGTAGAGCCTTTCAACGAAATGTTCTGGAATGCTTTTCGGCATAACGTTTTCTACTTTGTGGTCGAAATGATTGTGCAAAATGGGATTGCCTTCGGTCTGGCTTTTCTCATCTATCGCAAAATACGAGGATCCGGCTTTCTCAAGATTGCTTATTTCATGCCAAGGCTGTTGTCTGTTATTGTAATTGGGTTTTTATGGAAGTTGATTTTAAACCCGAATTACGGTGCGCTGAATAGCATTTTGGCAAAAATCGGTCTAGAAGAATGGACCAGACCATGGCTCGGTGACCCGGATACAGCGCTACTCGCGATTATTTTGATTAACTCTTGGTTTGGCATAGGCTTTGCCATTCTAATCTTTTTGGCGGGACTTCAGTCGATCCCCGAGGATTTGATCGAGGCGGCGAGATTGGATGGGGCAACAGGCTTGCGGATGCTGTGGAAAATGATTTTGCCGCTGTGCATGCCAGCCATTACGATTATGACGATATTTACGTTCATTCAGGCTTTTGAAGCGTTCGAGCTCGTCTACGCTATGCAAGGCTCGATGGGTGAGCCGTTTTATTCGACGGATACGCTGGCTGTTTACTTTTATCGTATGGCGTTTAGCAGCGGAGCTGGGGATGTCACACTTGGACTCGGTTCGGCATTGGCTGTCGTGCTGTTTTTCATCGTCGGATCTGTGTCGGCGTTGTCGCTCTATTTGATGAGGAAACGAGAGGTCCAACACTAA